The genomic window CGACGTTTGCATCCTCCACGCTCCTTGAAACCATCGATGGGCGATGACCTCATAAGTTCAGGAGAAGAACCCAGTGGGGAAAGGGAGGTAAAAGCGAGCAACAGCACAGACTTACACAATTGTAGTGCCAGGTGACCTACAGTCCCGGAGGCCCGTTTACACCATGTCTTTAGACACCGAGTCGTTTACAGTAAGGTGACGGAGAAAAATTTGAGTGTTGCAGCAAATGGATCTCGGGTGTTGGAAACTCAGGCTgacatcatcatcacccaGTCCAGCGCTGCCAAGACCGGCAACCGTGGCGCAACGCTAAATTGACAGTGACCATGTCCAATTCGGGTGTGATCTTGGGCATGCCGAACTGGAGGGGCCATTGAGTATCCGACTTTCTTCCGAATTCTCTCCTGAATAATCCCTCTTGACGATTAGTTGTGGATGTAGGCAAGCGATAATATCACGCATCATTCTCACTAGTAGTCATCGTTCTTGCGTGAAGCTCGTTGTGGGTTTGTCTCTGGGGCACAGTCAACTTGCTGGAAACGGTTAGCGTTTCTCTGTCGACAGGCGCTTTCGGCAGATTTGGCTCTCCGGAGCCTTGCTTGTTTGACGGAGCCCGCGGGTGTAAAGGGCACAGGTGCAACAGCTGCAGTCAGACAACCCATTGCATCGAAGGTTGTGAGGGATGATTGCAAGCTGAGCGCCGGATGGAAGGTTAACTCTAAATCCTCAGGGTCTCGGACATTCCCATGCTCTGCCAATCCGCGTCCCGGCGGCTTGCGCGgccaaccgccgccgcctcgttcCGGCCACAGGTTCCCCGGCGCACCCTCTTCTCCCGCCGCACCGCGAGAACTTCCGGCCGACCAGTCGAGAATCTGGACATTCGTCGCCTCACGGAGCAGTCGGAGGAATACTACCGCAACCGACGCATCTTCCTCTGGTGCGGCACCATCGCTGGCGTTGTCTCCTTCATCTACACTGCCTACAAACTCAAAGTCGAGCTGTCCAAACCCGTCAAGCTCGACTCCAACCTCCCTTCATCAAACCCGCTCGCGGGTCCCGGCGCAGCCGAGCGCAAAGTCATCGTGCACGATGGCGAAGGCCATGAGATCGTCCCGACCGGCAACAGCACAGTGCCAACCTTCCCCCGCACGCTCAACCTCCCGTCCTACACGGCCCCGATAGCCGCGTCCACCCCAACCCCCGCCGACCCTGCCGTCTCCCCGGCGATCACCtcccccggcggcggcacaaCCACTACCGAATACACGCTCGTgggcctcggcctgcgcaCCGTCACCTTCGTCAACCTGCAAGTCTACGTGGTCGGCTTCTACGTGGCGACGGCCGAcatcgcggcgctgcaggacgCGCTGGTCAAGAAGGTCAACCCGATCGCGACGACGCTCGTGcccggcgagcgcgagcagctgcgcgccgcgctgctcgacccggccgagggcgagcgcACGTgggacgagctgctggccgccggcgtgcccgCGCGGTCCGCGTTCCGCGTCGTGCCCGTGCGCGACACCGACTTCCACCACCTGCGCGACGGCTTCGTGCGCGCCATCCAGGCGCGcgccccgccgtcggcgcagAACGACGACGCGTTCGGCGAGGCCATGCGCCAGTTCCGCGCCGTCTTCAACCGCGGCAGCGTGCCCAAGCGcaaggagctgctgctcgcgaGGGACGAGACCGGGCGGCTCAGCATTACGTATGATGCCGGCGCGAACAAGCAAGAGGGGCGTCCGGCGGGGCGGCAGTTGATCGGCGTGGTGGAGGACGAGAGGGTGTCGAGGGCACTGTGGCTGAATTACCTGGCGGGCAAGAAGGTGGCCAGCGAACCGGCGCGGAAGAGCATTGTGGAGGGCATCATGGAGTTCGTGGAGAGGCCGGTTGGCACTGTCGCGACACGggtggtgccggtggtgAACGCGAAGGTATGATATAGGCCCAATCGGCTCGTAGGGCACTCGGGTGCAACCAGAGACCACTCCAAGAAACGGAGGCATGCGATCATGTACAATTACAGCGGCTCTTTCAATACATTTGTATACGCATCACAGGTGAGGCTACCCGAGCCGTCCATCAGCATTAGGTATCCTGATCCGCAGCGCAGGAAACCACAGCAGCGGCGACCCCCCGCGCCTTAGAGCGCACCAGCCTCCGCCAACAGCTCCTCGATCTTCTTGCCATCCTTGCCATTCTTAACGACCGCCTCTAAATCCGAGTTGCCGCCGATGTGCACCCGGTTGATGAAGATGTTGGGCACCGTGCGCTGGCCGGTGAGCTTGTGCAGCGCGTTCTGGATGTCGTCGCCGTCACTCTCTTGGTTGAGCTCGATGGCCGTGTACTTGGCTTTCAGCCCGTCGAGGATCCGCTTCGTGTTGTTACAGTAAGGGCAGTACGACTTGCTGAAGACCACTGGGAGCAGCCAAAGTCCTTTAGTACCGAAACCTGTAGACCCCAGGGAGGGAGGGCAGTTGTACGTACTGACAGCGTTGTCATCGATCAGCTGCTGGGCTTTCTTCTGCGCGGCATCCATGGTTGCGGATGGACTGGAACCGAACAGTCTACGGAAGATAAAGGACATGAAAGTCGTTGTTGCGGGTGTTGATGTTAAAGACCGGAAGAAGGAAAAATGAGGGGCGAAGTTCGCTTTCTTGTAAGCCTTGGGGTCGTGCTTGCAACGGTACTTGTGTGGTCCCCTACTCGGCGGCGGATTGCGCCATCCACAGATTTGTCAACGAGGCATTCCCTGACAAACACTGGATTGCACAGGAACACAGCAGTGCATACAAACCTGGAAGCTTCTCGATAGTATAAGAAAGCGGAATAGTTACTAAGAAGCCGCAAAGCTTCGGAAGGAGCGCGTGGAAAGGTTCGTCCGGTGAGAGCGGATTTGACCCCGGTCCCATGCCCGCGCCAAACCCCTGGTTTGAGATCTTTTTCCGTTCATGGAACGCCAGCATCAAGTCAACTTCCCGATGACGCAAGTGGCCCGTGCAAAGCCCTGAGGAAGGAGCCGGTTCGGCAGTCTTGATCGCTCAGGCAGTTCCTGAAGCAAAACTTCAAGATGCAGCTCCGTAACAGCGGTTACATACACATGGACTGTAGGAACGAGCTCAGCATTGCTTCATCAACCTTAATTCACGGGGCTTTTTCTCCGGAGTTCAGGTATCCGTTTAGTTGGTCCAGAGGCCCAAATCATGTGACTTGACTACCTGGTAGCGCGATTTGCCCGGCGTAAATTTCTTCGCAAATTGACAAGACGCAATGCTTCGCTTCAGAACTACGGGGGTACTGTGCAGACAGTCACCGTTGGGTTTCTTTGACGGAAGGTTAGCGCAGGGCGGTTGGTTCACTAGCGCCCACGCTCTACACTAAGCTGGCTCAAACCGAAACAGCGATAGTTAAGTGATAAGATTGAGAGATTGCGCTCTGAACGCGAGAAAAGCGAGGCTATTCGCATACAGGACTCCCCTTTCCGGGCATTGCCTCGTTGTCTTGGCCTGGAGTGTGATTCACTCTCGTTGGGCTCAAGGGCTTCAAAGGAGTGCGAAGAAGCCAAGGGGCAATTGGATCAGCTTCGGACGACTTTTAACCTCCTGGTTGGCTCCAGAAGAAGGCGGTAGTGTGTACTCCGAAGAGCAGCTCAACAAAATGCGATGATCCGCCGCAAAGTTGGAGCTGTGAAACGTTAGACAGCGGTGGGCTGGTCACTGGTCGACCCATCAGCGGCAACATGTCGAATGTTCTGACATCTTGTTCTCTCGCTATCTTTGAACTTTAATGCCATTGTATCGCCGGCTTTGAAGAGAGGTCCCGAAAAGAGGTCCCGAAATGCTGTGGCAAACGGGGCAGTCGGACATCCTCCATGATGCAGTTGGTCAGAAATTGGGCAGCCGACCAATGGTCACAATGGCAGGCGGAGCAGGTCGGACCCACATTCAGGCGGGGTCTTTGGGCCACGGGGTTGGCCCCGAGACTTTTCCCAGACCCTTGCAGGAAGGACTGGACCATCTGAAgaccgccaccaccagcatcGAGCTGAGCGTGCTGTCGGGAACCAGATCGGCCCTCTCAGGCACTGAAGCGACCCTGCTTTGTTCTCGAAGCGGGGAGCATTGAGAGGCGTTTTGTTGCCATTCCCGGCACCTGGTGCGAGGACAACGCGACACTTGCCCCGCCCACTCGAGGGCAGCAACTCTGGCCTCTACACGAGAGTGGTCATTGGCCTGGCAGTCTTTCCGCCCCGACTGATGCATCCGGCCAGCACGTATCCCAATACCCTGCACCGCCTCCACCGGACCAGGCGACGAACGGTCTGATAAAACCATCCTCCCTTTCTCTTCGTCCTCCCCTCTCTACCAGGTCGACGGCATCGTGTCGTAGTACCACACGAACGTCGCCAAAGTGGCTTCCGGTTCAGGACCTTGGGCATCATTGGGTGCCTCGTTCGCCAGCCTCGCCGGCAATTTTAGTTCGGCGCTGCGGGGCTTTCCTGCGTCGCTGCACACGTATCTAGACGCCGCGGGCGATCGCGTGGCGGGTGCGACCGGCTACCTCCAGTTAACAACCGGCCTTTCACCGACGGTGCTCTACGCGACGGCCGGTGCCCTCCTGTTCCTCGGCGCCATCCCAGCAGTCTTGGCACGTAACGGACAAGGCAGCAGAAAATCTGGAAGCATGTCGCGCTACGGCTTCTCAAGCCGCGGGGGGTTTTCGCCCTTCAGCTCGCAGGATGGCGTGCCCAACGTGACAGACGAGGATTTCAGCTACATCACGTCGGCAGACCTAGAAGATCATGAGTTCGACTTCCCTCAGCCGTATATTATGCCCCACTCGCACATCGTCGACTACAATCACTTCTCCCACTCGGCTCCTGCGCCTGCCTATGGTCAGCCCCGACCCGAAGACGACGTCATGCTGATCAGGTACCGGGGCGTCACCTACCCGGAGCACTTTCCGGCATATTCGATCGGTGACGGGAAGCTGTTAGTCAGCGATGTGCGAGAGCGTGTGATGATGATCCTGGACCTATCGGATCGCCAGGCGAAGAAGATCAGGATGTACTACAAAGGCCGCCGTCTAAAGGACCCCGCGACCCCAGTGCGCAAATACGGTGTCAAAGACAACAGCGAAGTCTTGGTGATACTGGACGAATCGGGATACGAAAGCAGCGAGAGCGAAGAGGAGGCGGTCGTGGTTGGAAGGGATAGCAGAGGGAGGTACGAGGGGCCGGGAGAGTCGCCGAGATCGCCGAGGCTCGGCCGTTCGGACAGAGTGGGTGACCGGAGCCCCCGGGACAGCTCCTCGCAGGTCGGCACAGAAGTTCCGGTGGACGACAGCAGGAGGAGAGGCACATCCAGAGTGCGAGCCCATTCACCTGGATCAGCCGTCTCGGCAGCCAGCGCACCTGTCGCTCCCCCCGTCGTTCCCCCCGTCGCTCCCCCCGTCGGCATCCCCGGAGGCCCCATCGAAAAGCTGAACAACATTGCCGCGGACTTCGACAGCAAATGGCTGCCCTTGTGCATGGAGTTCGCGGCGAACCCTCCTATGGACGCTAAAAAGCGCATCGATGAGCATCGCAAGCTTTCCGAAACCATCATGCAGCAGGTCCTTCTCAAACTCGACGCGATCGAGACCTccagcgaggagggcgcgcgGGCTCGCAGGaaggcgctggtggtggaAGTGCAGAAAGCGTTGAAGGCGCTTGACGACGCGAGGAACTTGATATGACGACCGGCGATCCAACAGTCAACATCGAGGCTCGGATCCGGCAGACGTTTCCATTGCCGGAACCCCTGTCCGGCCGATTCCGCCCTTATTCACCTCCGATCTTGATTCGCTATAGCCGTCAGCGCCTGAGGACGTCCTCCCTGGCGAGCGAGTTTCCAGCCATGCACTCCATTACCTTGTACATACGTATTGTTCATTTCAGGAAGTCAGTCACTGGGTGCATGAAACATCTGGTCGGGTGGTGTTTCTCGACCTCCGCTCTCCGTCCCGCGGGAAGAAAGGGGACTACAATAGACCGCCATTTCCAGCGGTTGAACTTGCAACCGTTCTGGCACGGACATGCCCAGATTGGTGACCCGTCTCGCTCAGAGAAAGTCGCTCAACCCTAGTTCTTGTAACCAGGAGAGAACATTGTCTCTCGTCTGCCCAAACAACCGCAGGTTGTAGAGATAGGGTCGGCCTGCCGAGAGGGTGATGCCCGTTCCTGGCCGTCTGCCTGCCGCCCGACAGCTGGTGGATTTTGGGAAAAGCTGCCCCGCCCAGGCCCGGTAGGTCTAACCCTACCCTCTCCTGCCTCAGGCAAAAAGAAATCACTCCTTCCCCCGTAAGCCTCCACTACATCCAAATCCGGCCTAGCGCATTTGCGCCCGCCTGACTGCACACGGCCAATTTTCAGCACACACAAAAAAGTCGACCATCAACCATCGCAAGGGTAAGGAAGCAGCCAGCTGCTATTTGATCAGCCGGAGCGCGACTGATCaatcttttcttttcttcttctgccCAGGTCACCACGGCAAAATGTCTTCGTTCGAGTCTGTGGTATGTTCTTCCCCTCCACCCAAATTGACGCATCGGCAAAGCTTCGAGCGAATGTTGGCCGCCCGCGACTTCGCGAACGCAAACACGGAAAACGAAGATGTCGCCCGGGGTGGCGGTTAGGCGATGCGTTGTCCTGGGAGTGTCGGGATGTGCCTCAGATGCTTACAGGTGCCTGCACAGGTCGTGATCGATGGCAAGGGCCACCTGCTTGGCCGCCTGGCCAGCATCGTCGCCAAGCAGCTCCTCAGCGGCCAGAagatcgtcgtcgtccgctGCGAAGCCCTCAACATCTCCGGCGAGTTCTTCCGCGCGAAGCGTACGTGCCATTATTTCACTAGTTCGATCTTGGATCCCGTGGGAGGAGAGACGCAAAACCGATTCGGGGCTTGGGTGACTCGGGGTGTTTGGATATCAGGGCGGCATGATGAGGAAGCAAGATCGGGAGGCTGACGGTCGCGAACAGTCAAGTATCACGCCTACCTTCGCAAGATGACCCGGTACAACCCCACCCGCGGCGGTGAGTCGATCATACCCGATCGATTGTCCCAAGATGGCGCGAGTCTGACAGCCCCCCAGGCCCTTTCCACTTCCGCGCCCCCTCCCGTATCTTCTACAAGGCCGTCCGCGGCATGATCCCCCACAAGACCGCccgcggtgccgccgcccttgagCGCCTCAAGGTCTTCGAGGGTGTCCCTCCCCCGTacgacaagaagaagaagatggtGGTTCCTCAGGCTCTGCGCGTCCTGAGGCTGCAGCCCGGCCGCAAGTACTGCACCGTTGGCCGTCTCAGCCACGAGGTCGGCTGGAAGTACCAGGACGTTGTCGAGAGGTGCGTCCAAGCCAGGATATCTGCGACTCTGTACCCGCGGATGGGAGGGCGTGAAAATGCTGACACCGTGGCAGGCTGGAGGAGCGGCGCAAGGCGAAGGGCGCCGCCTACTACGAGCGCAAGAAGCTGGCTGCGAGACAGCTTTccgaggcgaagaaggcggcgaaggTCGACTCGAAGACGGCGGAGGCCCTCGCGGCCTACGGCTACTAAACGCGGTGGCCGGCTCGCACCCTGCTTTGTCCTTTATGCGGTTTCACTCTAGATTGGCGCGGTGGTTCAGGGCATCAACTTCATATGCGTGGATGGTGGGAATGGCAACGGCTATCTGATTCACTGTGCTCCCCAGGCTTGGGACCTCATAAATACATGAGATCAACCAATGGAGACCGAGGTTGCACGGGATGAAGGAAGCGCAGCCAAACAAAACAACAATACCCGGCTCTGGCGGAGAGGCTTCGTGCTGTTGTTGGGCAGGGGCGCTGTTGAGTCGC from Thermothielavioides terrestris NRRL 8126 chromosome 1, complete sequence includes these protein-coding regions:
- a CDS encoding 60S ribosomal protein L16, with amino-acid sequence MSSFESVVVIDGKGHLLGRLASIVAKQLLSGQKIVVVRCEALNISGEFFRAKLKYHAYLRKMTRYNPTRGGPFHFRAPSRIFYKAVRGMIPHKTARGAAALERLKVFEGVPPPYDKKKKMVVPQALRVLRLQPGRKYCTVGRLSHEVGWKYQDVVERLEERRKAKGAAYYERKKLAARQLSEAKKAAKVDSKTAEALAAYGY